From Microbacterium sp. LWH7-1.2:
ATGGGCTCGATGAAGAAGATGCTCGGGATGCTCCCGGGCATGGGGTCCATGAAGGATCAGCTCGAGAACTTCGACGAGCGCGAGATCGACCGCACCGAGGCGATCATCCGCTCGATGACCCCCGCCGAGCGCCGCAACACCAAGCTCCTCAACGGCTCCCGCCGCCTGCGCATCGCGCGCGGCTCGGGCATGACCGTGACCGACGTCAACCAGCTCGTGCAGCGGTTCGACCAGGCCGCGAAGATGATGAAGACCGTCGCCCGCGGCGGCGTGCCGAACATCCCCGGTATGGGTCCGGTCCCGGGTGCCGGGCGTCCGGGCTCGTCGTCCAAGCGCGGCAAGCAGCAGAAGGCCAAGGGCTCGCGCTCGGGAAACCCGGCCAAGCGCGCCGCTGAGAACGCCGGCATCGCAGCTCAGGCCGCGGAGGCGCCCACGGGTTCCGGCTTCGGCCTCGGCGGCGGCGCGAAGGGTGCGCCCACCGAGGCCGACCTGGCCGAGCTGCAGAAGATGCTCGGCCGCGGCTGACGTCGGTTGAATCGGATGCTGTGGGCCGCAGCATCCGTCGTCGTCGTCGGCGGCGCGCGGTCAGTGACCGAGTGCGGCGAGGTGCTCGCGGAGCGTCGGACCCGAGCGGAACTCGCCGACCAGGTGACGGACGACCTCACGGAGGTCGCCGTTGGATGCGTCGGCGATCGCGAGCTGCCGCGAGTAGCTCGCACCGTCGGTGAGGATCGTCTGGATCCCGGCGAGTTCCCGGGCGCAGTCGAGCTCCACGGCGATGTCGCCGACCTGTTCCAAGGTCTCGCGCAGGTGCTCGACGACGGGGCGCTGCGTGCCGAGATGGTCCACGATCACGCGCGCATCGAGGCCGTAACGGGCCGCGCGCCACTTGTTCTCACGCATGAACCAGGGCTGGATCGTCTCGAGGGGGAGCCCCTCGTCGAGGCGCCGTGAGAAGTGCTCAACGAGCACCTGGACCAGCGCGGCGATCGCGGCCAGTTCGGGCAGGGTCGACATGCCGTCGCACGCCCGCACCTCGATGGTGCCCCAGCGCGGTGCCGGGCGGATGTCCCACCGCACCTCGGTGGCGTCCTCCATCACCCCGGTCTTCACCATGTCGTGGAGGTACCCCTCGAACTCGGGCCAGTCGTGGAGCGGCCACGGAAGACCGGCGGTCGGCAGCTGCTGGAAGACGAGGGCACGGTTGGACGCGTACCCGGTGCGCTCGCCTGCCCAGAACGGGCTCGACGCCGACAGCGCCTGCAGGTGAGGCAGGTAGACCGCGAGGGCGTTGATGATGGGGAACACCTTGGCGACGTCCTCGACGCCCACGTGCACGTGGATGCCCCAGATCATCATGTTGCGCCCCCACCACTGCGTGCGCTGGATCAGCTTGTGGTAGCGGGTTTTGTCGGTGACGCTCTGGTCGTACCACTGGGCGAATGGGTGGCTGCCGGCGCACAGCAGGTCGATCCCGTGCGGATCGGTGTACGTGCGCACCTCGGCGATGGCGTCGGCGATGTCGTCGACGGCGGCAGCGACGGTGCCGCCGATGCCGCTGGTCACCTCGACCGTGTTCGTCAGCAGCTCGCCGGTGACGGTGTAGCGCTCGAGCGACGAGCGGTCCTCGAGCGCGGCGAGCAGCTCGGGACCGCGGGGGATGAGGTCCCCGGTGGCGGTGTCGGCGAGCATCAGCTCCCACTCGAGCCCGACCGAGGACCGGGCGGATGTCGCGAAGGGCACCGTCATGGGCACAGTCTGACACGGCGCCCCGCCCGGCCCCTCGGGTGACGGCATGCGAAGACATCTGGTGGGCGGGGTGTTCGCGGGAGCTCCTGCGTTCTGGTGGGCGGGGTGTTCGCGGGAGCTCCTGCGTTCTGGCAGAATAGAGGGCTGGATCACCCGCTCGACCCTCTATCCAGCGCGGAGATCCTCCTTCAGAGCTTCCGCCGGGTGTGCACCCCACGCTCCAGGCGACCGGTTCAATCACTTTCCACACATTCAGGAGAATCGTGGCTGTCAAGATTCGTCTCAAGCGCCTCGGCAAGATCCGTGCGCCCTACTACCGCATCGTCGTGGCCGACTCGCGCACCAAGCGCGACGGTCGTGTCATCGAGGAGATCGGCAAGTACCACCCGACCGAGGAGCCCTCGTTCATCGAGGTCGACTCCGACCGCGCCCAGTACTGGCTGTCGGTCGGCGCCCAGCCGACCGAGCAGGTGCTCGCCATCCTCAAGCTGACCGGCGACTGGGGTCAGTTCAAGGGTGACAAGAACGCGGTCTCGACCGTGAAGACCCGCGAGGACAAGGCCGCTTACGAGGCCGACACCTCCAAGAAGTCGGTCATCAAGCCGAAGGCGGAGAAGAAGGCTGAGGAGCCCGCCGAGGCTCCCGCCGACGAGGCGACCGACGCGGCCGACGCCGCCGAGTCCGCCGAGTAATCCGTTGCTCGCCGCCGCGCTCGAACACGTCGTCAAGGGGATCGTCGATCACCCGGACGATGTCCGCATCGACTCGTCCACGTCGCCGCGAGGCGACGTGCTCGAGGTGCACGTGAACCCCGAAGACCGGGGTCGCGTGATCGGGCGCGGCGGCCGCACGGCCAAAGCCCTGCGCACCCTCATCTCCGCCCTCGCCGACGGGCGCCGCGTGCGCGTCGACGTGGCGGACGACTGAGGTGTCAGGCGAAGAGACCACGGGGCCGGGCGCAGACGCCCGCAAGCCCGTGAACGCAGTTCCCCCGACGGGCAAGACGCAGCTCCGTGTCGGTCGCCTCGTGAAGGCGCACGGCCTGAAGGGCGCGATCAAACTCGAGCTGTACACCGACGACCCCGAGGGTCGCTTCGTCCCCGGCGCCACCTTCACCCTTCAGGTGCCCGAGTCGTCACCGTGGCACGGCAAGCCGCTCACGGTTCGCGAGTTCAGGTGGATGAACAGCCACCCGGTCGCGTTCTTCGAGGGCGTCGAGGACCGCGACGCGGCAGAGGAGCTCATCCGCGCGATCCTCTGGGTCGACGAGGACATGCAGGCCTCGCCCGCCGAGGAGGATGCCTGGTTCGACCACCAGCTCGTGGGTCTCGATGTCGTCCGCGACGGTGAGACCGTCGGCAAGGTCGCGCGCGTCGACCACCTTCCCGCGCAGGATCTGCTCATCGTGAAGGTCCGCGACGAAGAGGTGCTGGTGCCCTTCGTCAAGGCCATCGTGCCCGAGGTCGACATCGCGAGCGGTCGCGTGATCGTGACGCCGCCGGCAGGCCTCTTCGAAGAGATCCCCGACGAGGCCGACGAGACGCCGCCGGCGTTGCCGGACGCCTCGGAGGACCCCACCGCCTGACGCCTCTTCACGACCCCTCTCGGCGAACCGTGCGGCAGATGTGACCTGCGGGAAACACGGCGGGAAACGCCCCGGAATCTCCATCGGGGACCATCTAAGGCATGGGCGAAGTGCGCACCGTGTGCTCTTACTGCGGCGTCGGCTGCGGTATCTCGGTGACGACCTCGGGGGCCGGGGCGGGGCATCCGCTCACCATCGCCAAGGTGGCGGGGGACCGCGCGCACCCGACGAACGCCGGCCGGCTGTGCACCAAAGGAGCGACCCACGCCGAGCTCATGCAGGCTCCGGG
This genomic window contains:
- a CDS encoding glutamate--cysteine ligase; protein product: MTVPFATSARSSVGLEWELMLADTATGDLIPRGPELLAALEDRSSLERYTVTGELLTNTVEVTSGIGGTVAAAVDDIADAIAEVRTYTDPHGIDLLCAGSHPFAQWYDQSVTDKTRYHKLIQRTQWWGRNMMIWGIHVHVGVEDVAKVFPIINALAVYLPHLQALSASSPFWAGERTGYASNRALVFQQLPTAGLPWPLHDWPEFEGYLHDMVKTGVMEDATEVRWDIRPAPRWGTIEVRACDGMSTLPELAAIAALVQVLVEHFSRRLDEGLPLETIQPWFMRENKWRAARYGLDARVIVDHLGTQRPVVEHLRETLEQVGDIAVELDCARELAGIQTILTDGASYSRQLAIADASNGDLREVVRHLVGEFRSGPTLREHLAALGH
- the rpsP gene encoding 30S ribosomal protein S16, which gives rise to MAVKIRLKRLGKIRAPYYRIVVADSRTKRDGRVIEEIGKYHPTEEPSFIEVDSDRAQYWLSVGAQPTEQVLAILKLTGDWGQFKGDKNAVSTVKTREDKAAYEADTSKKSVIKPKAEKKAEEPAEAPADEATDAADAAESAE
- a CDS encoding RNA-binding protein — its product is MLAAALEHVVKGIVDHPDDVRIDSSTSPRGDVLEVHVNPEDRGRVIGRGGRTAKALRTLISALADGRRVRVDVADD
- the rimM gene encoding ribosome maturation factor RimM (Essential for efficient processing of 16S rRNA): MNAVPPTGKTQLRVGRLVKAHGLKGAIKLELYTDDPEGRFVPGATFTLQVPESSPWHGKPLTVREFRWMNSHPVAFFEGVEDRDAAEELIRAILWVDEDMQASPAEEDAWFDHQLVGLDVVRDGETVGKVARVDHLPAQDLLIVKVRDEEVLVPFVKAIVPEVDIASGRVIVTPPAGLFEEIPDEADETPPALPDASEDPTA